A genome region from Dictyoglomus sp. includes the following:
- a CDS encoding dihydroorotate dehydrogenase electron transfer subunit, whose amino-acid sequence MMEDFEIIENERLDKDIFLLKLKNNGSFRALPGQFAMIKINDSYDPLLLRPFSFYNVSREEIEFLYQIKGKGTYILSRKIKGNKLKIIAPLGTSFPLPSENEKIAIVGGGMGIVPLSFLLNFISEKNIKIYSFIGFSTKISKKIWKEFERKSSYFIISTENGTLGEKGKILEFVKDLNKFDRIYSCGPISMLKELWKKVENKSKLYLSLEERMGCGIGICLGCVFYGKEKNLHICKDGPVVSGGEVNFE is encoded by the coding sequence ATGATGGAAGACTTTGAAATAATTGAAAATGAAAGATTAGATAAAGATATATTTCTATTAAAACTTAAAAATAATGGTTCTTTTAGGGCATTACCTGGACAATTTGCCATGATAAAGATAAATGATTCTTATGATCCTCTTCTTTTAAGACCTTTTAGTTTCTACAATGTATCGCGAGAAGAAATAGAATTCTTATATCAAATTAAAGGTAAAGGAACGTATATATTAAGCAGGAAGATAAAAGGAAATAAATTAAAGATTATAGCTCCTTTAGGGACAAGTTTTCCTCTTCCCTCAGAAAATGAAAAAATAGCGATCGTTGGTGGAGGTATGGGAATTGTTCCCTTATCATTTCTTTTGAATTTTATTTCTGAAAAGAATATTAAAATCTACTCCTTTATTGGTTTTTCCACAAAAATTTCTAAAAAGATTTGGAAGGAATTTGAAAGAAAAAGTAGTTATTTTATAATTTCAACAGAAAATGGAACATTAGGAGAAAAGGGCAAAATTTTAGAGTTTGTAAAAGATTTAAATAAATTCGATAGAATTTATTCTTGTGGGCCTATTTCTATGCTTAAGGAATTATGGAAAAAAGTGGAAAACAAGAGCAAACTTTATCTTTCTTTAGAAGAAAGAATGGGCTGTGGAATTGGAATATGCTTAGGATGTGTATTTTATGGAAAAGAGAAGAATTTACATATATGTAAAGATGGACCCGTAGTTTCAGGAGGGGAGGTAAATTTTGAGTGA
- a CDS encoding dihydroorotase, which translates to MKLLIRNALLIYPEREFQEKRDIYIENGIIKEIGDNLHINNIDEVIDGEGKIIVPSMTDMHTHLREPGFEWKEDLLSGSMSAVAGGFTSIACMPNTSPPLDQRSFIEYIYKRTKEINLVNIYPIGTITKGREGKELSEMGDMYLAGAKGFSDDGSCVMNSEILRCALEYSKIFNVPIIEHCEDINLTLEGSINWGKTATLLGLKGMPWTAEASIVARDIFLAQLTQGKLHIAHVSCWQSIEMIRWAKKYGIKVSCEVTPHHLILTEDYVKETNYDANTKVNPPLRTKEDQESLWKALEEDIIDVIVSDHAPHHQDDKLKEYDLAEFGISGLETLVPLVITYGYFHRKLSLPKLLKKISYNPSKILNIPYIPLEKGNIANLTIIDLKKEKIVNPLEFFSKGKNTPFKGWNLKGWPILTIVNGKIVFREGKILK; encoded by the coding sequence ATGAAACTTCTCATTCGTAATGCTCTTTTAATTTATCCTGAAAGAGAGTTTCAAGAAAAAAGAGATATATATATTGAGAATGGAATAATAAAGGAAATAGGTGATAATTTACATATTAATAATATTGATGAAGTTATTGATGGAGAAGGTAAAATAATAGTTCCAAGTATGACAGATATGCATACTCATTTGAGAGAACCTGGTTTTGAATGGAAAGAAGATTTATTATCAGGAAGTATGTCCGCTGTTGCAGGAGGTTTTACTTCTATAGCATGTATGCCTAATACTTCACCTCCTTTAGATCAAAGATCTTTTATAGAATATATTTATAAGCGAACAAAAGAAATAAATCTTGTTAATATCTATCCTATTGGAACAATCACAAAGGGAAGAGAAGGAAAAGAATTATCTGAAATGGGAGATATGTATTTGGCAGGAGCAAAGGGTTTCTCTGATGATGGAAGCTGTGTCATGAATAGTGAGATTTTAAGATGTGCCTTGGAATATTCAAAAATTTTCAATGTTCCAATAATAGAACATTGTGAGGATATTAACCTAACTCTTGAAGGATCTATAAATTGGGGAAAGACAGCTACTCTCTTAGGTTTAAAGGGAATGCCATGGACTGCTGAAGCGAGTATTGTGGCAAGGGATATATTTTTAGCCCAATTAACTCAAGGTAAACTACATATAGCTCATGTTTCATGTTGGCAGAGTATTGAAATGATTAGGTGGGCTAAAAAATATGGAATAAAAGTAAGCTGTGAGGTTACTCCTCATCATTTAATTTTAACAGAAGATTATGTAAAGGAAACTAACTATGATGCAAATACTAAAGTTAATCCTCCCTTAAGAACAAAAGAAGATCAAGAATCTCTATGGAAAGCTTTAGAGGAAGATATTATCGATGTTATTGTTTCTGATCATGCTCCCCATCATCAAGATGATAAACTAAAGGAGTATGATTTAGCAGAATTTGGAATATCAGGATTAGAAACTTTAGTTCCCTTAGTAATAACTTACGGCTATTTCCATAGAAAATTATCTCTGCCAAAACTTCTAAAGAAAATAAGTTATAATCCATCAAAAATTCTTAATATTCCATACATTCCTTTGGAGAAAGGAAATATAGCAAATTTAACAATCATTGATTTAAAGAAGGAAAAGATAGTAAATCCATTAGAATTCTTCTCAAAGGGTAAAAATACACCCTTTAAAGGATGGAATCTTAAAGGTTGGCCTATTCTCACTATAGTCAATGGAAAAATAGTTTTTAGAGAAGGGAAAATATTAAAATGA
- a CDS encoding aspartate carbamoyltransferase catalytic subunit, with protein sequence MLWKHKDLLGIEGLKKEEIELVIETAISMKEILKRTIKKVPTLRGKTICTLFYEPSTRTRSSFELAAKYLSADTMSISVSVSSVQKGESLLDTVKTLEAMGIDALIVRHSSSGVPYLLANNLKCSVINAGDGMHEHPTQALLDVYTVFEKKKRIDNLKIAIIGDIMHSRVARSNIYAWRILGNSINVCGPSTLIPPGIEDLGVKISYNLDDAIEDADIIYILRLQLERQKKGLFPSLREYHLLFGITPERLKKAKSDVLVMHPGPMNRGVEISSEVADSIHSVINEQVTNGVAVRMALLYLLLGGGKIDETSHS encoded by the coding sequence ATGTTATGGAAACATAAAGATCTATTAGGAATAGAAGGTTTAAAAAAAGAAGAAATAGAATTAGTTATCGAAACTGCTATTTCCATGAAAGAAATTCTAAAGAGAACTATTAAGAAAGTTCCTACTCTTCGAGGGAAAACCATATGCACTCTTTTTTATGAACCTAGCACAAGAACTAGATCTTCCTTTGAATTGGCGGCTAAATATTTAAGCGCAGATACTATGAGTATTTCTGTATCAGTAAGTAGTGTTCAGAAAGGAGAAAGTTTGTTGGACACGGTAAAGACTTTAGAAGCAATGGGAATAGATGCTCTTATTGTGAGACATAGTTCTTCAGGAGTTCCTTATCTTCTTGCAAATAATTTAAAATGTTCTGTAATCAATGCAGGAGATGGAATGCATGAACATCCAACACAAGCTCTTTTAGATGTATATACTGTTTTTGAAAAAAAGAAAAGAATAGATAATTTGAAGATCGCAATAATAGGGGATATAATGCACAGTAGGGTTGCTCGATCTAATATTTATGCATGGAGAATTCTAGGAAATAGTATAAACGTATGTGGACCGAGTACTCTAATTCCCCCAGGGATAGAAGATTTAGGTGTGAAAATAAGTTATAATTTAGATGATGCCATCGAAGATGCAGATATTATTTATATTTTAAGACTTCAATTGGAAAGGCAAAAGAAAGGACTTTTCCCTTCTTTAAGAGAATACCATTTATTATTTGGAATTACTCCTGAAAGATTAAAAAAGGCAAAGTCAGATGTTTTAGTAATGCATCCAGGTCCTATGAACAGAGGGGTTGAGATTTCATCAGAGGTTGCAGATAGTATTCATTCAGTTATAAATGAGCAAGTAACTAATGGTGTTGCTGTGAGAATGGCACTACTTTATCTATTATTAGGAGGAGGTAAAATAGATGAAACTTCTCATTCGTAA
- the pyrR gene encoding bifunctional pyr operon transcriptional regulator/uracil phosphoribosyltransferase PyrR, with product MIYQEKAKILDKEGIRRSLKRIAHEIVEKNKGIDNIVLIGIRKRGVPLAHRLQKYLKEIEDKEIPVGSLDITLYRDDLNLRLDQPEVGKTEINFSIEGKDVILVDDVLYTGRTVRCALDAIVDLGRPKTVQLAVLIDRGHRELPIRADYVGKNVPTSRKELIEVRLEETDGIDEVVIAEWKEE from the coding sequence GTGATTTATCAAGAAAAGGCAAAAATCCTCGATAAGGAAGGGATAAGAAGATCTTTAAAAAGAATTGCCCATGAGATAGTGGAGAAAAATAAAGGTATAGATAATATTGTTCTAATAGGAATTAGAAAAAGAGGAGTTCCTCTTGCTCATAGACTTCAGAAATACTTAAAAGAGATAGAAGATAAAGAAATTCCTGTAGGAAGTTTAGATATAACTCTTTATAGGGACGACTTGAATCTTAGATTAGATCAGCCAGAGGTTGGAAAAACAGAAATTAATTTTTCAATAGAAGGAAAGGATGTGATATTAGTGGATGATGTTTTATATACTGGAAGAACAGTGAGATGTGCATTAGATGCTATTGTAGATTTAGGAAGACCAAAAACAGTTCAACTTGCTGTTTTAATTGACAGAGGCCATAGAGAACTTCCCATAAGAGCAGATTATGTAGGAAAAAATGTTCCAACTTCTAGAAAGGAGTTAATTGAAGTAAGGCTTGAGGAAACTGATGGAATAGATGAGGTAGTTATTGCAGAATGGAAAGAAGAGTGA
- a CDS encoding alpha/beta fold hydrolase produces the protein MLERREPVVLENMGQKIFGVIHIPEKTPAPFVLLCHGFTGTKVEPHRIFVNTASALTKEGIGALRIDFRGSGDSEGSFKDMTVEGEVSDALIALEYLSKNDFVDKEKIGILGLSMGGAVASLTSGRSPLVKSCVLWAAVCHFDIFFNRPPEEVQKIKDYGDFIDLGGNPVGKRFLAEITNIKPLEEIKKRSIPVLIIHGSEDLLVPLQHAYDYYNGLKETHKVELVVIEGADHTFNSIEWEEKVIEKTVDWFKRTL, from the coding sequence ATGTTAGAAAGGAGAGAGCCTGTAGTCTTAGAAAATATGGGACAGAAAATTTTTGGAGTAATTCATATTCCAGAAAAAACACCAGCACCCTTTGTATTATTATGTCATGGATTTACGGGAACAAAAGTTGAACCCCACAGAATATTTGTAAACACTGCTTCCGCTTTAACAAAAGAAGGAATAGGAGCTTTGAGAATTGATTTTAGAGGTTCTGGGGATAGTGAAGGATCCTTTAAGGATATGACTGTGGAAGGAGAAGTCTCGGATGCTCTAATCGCATTAGAATATTTATCAAAAAATGACTTTGTGGATAAAGAGAAAATTGGAATTCTTGGATTATCTATGGGAGGAGCTGTAGCAAGTTTAACTTCTGGAAGAAGTCCTTTAGTAAAATCTTGTGTTCTTTGGGCTGCAGTATGTCATTTTGATATTTTCTTCAATAGACCTCCAGAAGAAGTTCAAAAGATAAAAGATTACGGAGATTTTATTGACTTAGGAGGAAATCCTGTAGGAAAAAGATTTTTAGCAGAAATTACGAATATAAAACCTTTGGAGGAAATTAAAAAAAGATCTATTCCAGTTCTTATAATTCATGGTAGTGAAGATTTATTAGTACCCCTCCAACATGCTTATGATTATTACAATGGTCTTAAAGAAACTCATAAAGTGGAATTAGTGGTAATTGAAGGAGCAGATCATACTTTCAATTCTATAGAATGGGAAGAAAAAGTAATTGAAAAAACAGTAGATTGGTTTAAAAGAACTTTATAA
- a CDS encoding YHS domain-containing protein, which translates to MAKDPVCGMEVDEKDPPAFSEYKGKKFYFCNKACKIKFEENPEKYLKE; encoded by the coding sequence ATGGCAAAAGATCCTGTTTGTGGAATGGAAGTTGATGAAAAAGATCCACCTGCATTTTCAGAATATAAAGGAAAAAAGTTTTATTTTTGTAATAAGGCTTGTAAGATTAAGTTTGAAGAGAATCCTGAGAAATATTTGAAGGAATAA
- a CDS encoding DUF438 domain-containing protein — MSELFEKRIDKKEMIKELIRKIHKGEDPEKLKREFKELFGSVTSTEIAQVEQELIQEGMPREEVMRLCEVHLAVFHEALEKEKPLVQAGHPISILMEEHKKLIEFSDLLKKKIDEIKNIGNFELGKEIFSEIKDIVKHFKESEKHYLREENVLFPYLEKHGIKEPPAIMWMDHDKIRAIKKELYKIIDNYDSMNFNEFIEKIELTAIELGNILSSHFYKENNILFPMGLHVINEDEWKDIRFQFDEIGYCCFTPSEVIIPIEKEVKEELFQKENVIHLPSGSFSLKELVAVLNTLPVDITFVDINDKVRFFNETKERIFVRTRAVIGRKVQQCHPQKSIHIVEKILNEFKNGTKDHADFWINFNGRLVLIRYFAVRDKDGNYLGTLEVTQDITDIKKIEGEKRLLDW, encoded by the coding sequence ATGAGTGAACTCTTTGAAAAGAGAATAGATAAAAAAGAAATGATAAAGGAACTAATTAGAAAAATTCATAAAGGGGAGGATCCAGAAAAATTAAAAAGAGAATTTAAGGAACTTTTTGGGAGTGTAACCTCTACTGAAATTGCCCAGGTTGAGCAGGAGTTAATTCAAGAAGGAATGCCTCGAGAAGAAGTTATGAGATTATGTGAAGTACATCTTGCAGTGTTTCATGAGGCTCTTGAAAAGGAAAAACCATTGGTTCAGGCGGGACATCCCATATCTATACTCATGGAGGAACATAAAAAACTTATTGAGTTTTCTGATCTTTTAAAGAAAAAAATAGATGAGATTAAAAATATTGGAAATTTCGAATTAGGAAAGGAAATCTTCTCAGAAATTAAGGATATTGTAAAACATTTTAAAGAATCGGAAAAACACTATTTAAGAGAAGAAAATGTATTATTTCCCTATTTAGAGAAACATGGTATTAAGGAACCTCCTGCTATTATGTGGATGGATCATGATAAAATAAGAGCCATTAAAAAGGAGTTATATAAGATAATTGATAATTACGATAGTATGAACTTTAATGAATTTATAGAGAAAATTGAATTAACAGCTATTGAGCTTGGGAATATTCTTTCTTCTCACTTCTACAAAGAAAATAATATTCTTTTTCCTATGGGACTTCATGTAATTAATGAGGATGAGTGGAAAGATATTAGATTTCAATTTGATGAGATAGGATATTGTTGCTTTACTCCCTCAGAAGTTATTATTCCCATTGAGAAAGAAGTTAAAGAAGAGCTTTTTCAAAAAGAAAATGTAATACATCTTCCCTCTGGAAGCTTCTCCTTGAAAGAATTAGTGGCTGTTTTAAATACTCTACCTGTTGATATAACCTTTGTGGACATAAATGATAAGGTTAGATTTTTCAACGAAACAAAAGAGAGAATTTTTGTAAGAACAAGAGCTGTTATTGGGAGAAAGGTACAGCAATGTCATCCTCAAAAGAGTATTCATATTGTAGAGAAAATTCTTAATGAGTTCAAAAATGGAACGAAAGATCATGCTGATTTTTGGATCAATTTTAATGGAAGATTAGTATTAATAAGATATTTTGCTGTGAGAGATAAAGATGGTAATTATTTGGGAACTTTAGAGGTTACTCAAGATATTACAGATATTAAAAAGATTGAGGGAGAAAAAAGACTTCTTGATTGGTAA
- a CDS encoding heavy metal translocating P-type ATPase — MVRRLEIPISGMNCISCALNIEKALRDIEGIKEVKVNFPLEKVEFEGDNIDIPKIKEKIESLGYSVPTIRINLPIIGMSCVSCARRIEDAIKNLDGILKGEVNFIKEEIYLEYIPSIISVKTIQKVIKDLGYEVLDPKKENFENEIELQKRRDLIDIKRRLFISLIFTIPVFLGSIFLKFSPLILFFLATPVQFYGGYRFYKSAISALKYKLANMDTLVSLGTTSAYLYSVLATFYPSFFTGTNISPELYYDTSTVIITFVLLGRYLENKAKNKTFQAIKKLISLKPETAIVKRGENFEEILTEEVIKGDLILVKPSMRIPVDGEIIEGFSSIDESMLTGESVPKEKGRGDRVFAGTINLNGVLKIKAEKVGSDTVLSRIINLVEKAQSTKAPIQRLVDKIANIFVPTVLSLSLITFLLWYFFGPQPSYKYALITFVSVLVIACPCALGLATPTALVVGIGRSAQLGVLIKGAEILEKIDKVDTVIFDKTGTLTEGSLKLSDIIPLNNYKKKEILEIAYSLEKFSEHPIAKRIVEEGERLNLESISLENVREIPGFGVEGIFNEKKFFIGKLESIPPNLRNITNSLLKESKTLIFLLEDEKTIGILSFQDKLKEESKTVIKKLKDMGYKVGMITGDNKSTAKIIAEELSVDFYFSEVLPEDKLEKIKELQKKGKKVAMVGDGINDAPALSQADIGIAVGSGTDIAIEAGDIVLTRNDLRGVIRALELSKRTFNTIKWNLFWAFIYNIIGIPISAGILYPFFRILLNPMIAGISMALSSVFVVSNSLRLRRFNPSI; from the coding sequence ATGGTAAGAAGATTGGAAATACCTATATCAGGAATGAATTGTATAAGCTGTGCTTTAAATATAGAAAAGGCTCTAAGGGATATAGAGGGTATTAAAGAGGTAAAAGTTAATTTTCCTTTAGAGAAAGTAGAATTTGAGGGGGATAATATAGATATTCCAAAAATAAAAGAAAAAATTGAGTCTCTAGGATATTCTGTTCCTACAATAAGAATTAATTTGCCCATAATAGGAATGAGCTGTGTTAGTTGTGCAAGAAGAATTGAGGACGCTATAAAGAATTTAGATGGAATTTTGAAGGGAGAAGTAAACTTTATAAAAGAAGAAATTTATTTGGAATATATTCCTTCTATTATTAGTGTAAAAACAATTCAGAAAGTAATAAAAGATCTTGGATACGAAGTTTTAGATCCTAAAAAAGAAAACTTTGAGAATGAGATAGAACTCCAGAAGCGAAGAGATTTAATAGATATAAAAAGAAGACTGTTTATAAGTTTAATTTTTACAATACCTGTTTTCTTAGGAAGCATATTTCTAAAATTTTCTCCATTAATTCTCTTTTTTTTAGCAACACCTGTACAATTTTATGGAGGATATAGATTTTATAAAAGTGCAATTTCTGCTTTAAAATATAAGTTAGCAAACATGGATACTCTTGTATCTTTAGGTACAACTTCTGCATATCTTTATAGTGTTCTTGCTACTTTTTATCCTTCTTTTTTTACTGGAACAAATATTTCTCCAGAATTATATTATGATACATCTACTGTGATTATTACTTTTGTTTTGTTAGGAAGATATTTAGAAAATAAAGCTAAAAATAAGACATTTCAAGCTATTAAAAAACTTATTTCTCTTAAACCTGAAACAGCTATTGTAAAAAGAGGAGAAAATTTCGAGGAGATTCTCACAGAAGAAGTGATTAAGGGGGATCTAATTTTAGTAAAACCATCTATGAGAATTCCTGTTGATGGAGAGATTATAGAGGGCTTTTCCTCAATTGATGAATCCATGCTAACTGGAGAAAGTGTTCCAAAGGAGAAGGGTAGGGGAGATAGAGTCTTTGCAGGAACAATAAATTTAAATGGGGTTTTAAAAATAAAAGCTGAAAAAGTTGGTAGTGATACTGTTTTATCAAGAATAATAAATTTAGTTGAAAAAGCTCAAAGTACAAAAGCGCCAATTCAAAGATTGGTAGATAAAATTGCAAATATTTTTGTTCCCACGGTATTGAGTTTATCCTTAATAACTTTTCTTTTATGGTATTTTTTTGGCCCTCAGCCTTCTTATAAATATGCTCTTATAACCTTTGTATCTGTATTAGTAATTGCTTGTCCTTGTGCCCTTGGTCTTGCAACTCCTACTGCTCTTGTTGTGGGTATAGGAAGATCCGCTCAGCTTGGAGTTTTAATTAAAGGAGCAGAGATTTTGGAAAAAATTGATAAAGTAGATACCGTAATTTTTGATAAAACGGGAACTCTTACTGAAGGAAGTCTTAAACTTTCTGATATTATACCTTTAAATAATTATAAAAAGAAAGAAATTTTAGAAATCGCATATTCATTAGAAAAATTTTCAGAACATCCTATAGCAAAGAGAATAGTGGAGGAAGGAGAAAGACTAAATTTAGAATCTATATCTCTGGAAAATGTTAGAGAAATTCCTGGTTTTGGAGTAGAAGGAATTTTTAATGAAAAAAAGTTTTTTATAGGTAAATTAGAAAGTATACCTCCTAATCTAAGAAATATTACTAATAGTCTATTAAAAGAATCAAAAACCTTAATTTTCCTTTTAGAAGATGAAAAGACTATAGGTATCCTTTCTTTTCAGGATAAATTAAAAGAGGAATCAAAAACCGTAATAAAAAAGCTAAAAGATATGGGATATAAAGTAGGCATGATTACTGGAGATAATAAATCTACAGCGAAAATTATAGCAGAAGAATTATCTGTTGATTTTTATTTTTCAGAAGTTCTACCAGAAGATAAACTGGAAAAAATCAAAGAGTTACAGAAAAAAGGTAAAAAAGTTGCTATGGTGGGAGATGGAATAAATGATGCTCCAGCTCTTTCTCAAGCGGATATTGGTATAGCAGTAGGATCAGGTACTGATATTGCGATAGAAGCGGGAGATATAGTTCTTACAAGAAATGACTTAAGAGGTGTCATTAGAGCTTTAGAATTATCAAAGAGAACTTTTAACACTATTAAATGGAATTTATTTTGGGCATTTATTTACAATATAATCGGAATTCCTATTTCTGCTGGAATATTGTATCCTTTTTTTAGAATTCTATTAAATCCAATGATAGCTGGAATTAGTATGGCACTTAGCTCTGTATTTGTAGTGAGTAATTCCTTGAGACTTAGAAGGTTTAATCCATCCATCTAG
- a CDS encoding NTPase: protein MKIFITGQPGVGKTTLLKKIDRFCRDIGLTTFGFITEEVREGKNRIGFDFINLKTNERYNFASIYKITPYKFGKYYLNIDKFEEIIEQIFYQEGDIFILDEIGRMEFYSEKFKKRILEYLERDKNIIASLHRDFVNIFKKYGKIYQLTYENRDLVLKEVEREILKNFNLDFLLK from the coding sequence ATGAAAATTTTTATAACAGGACAACCTGGTGTAGGAAAGACTACTTTACTTAAGAAAATTGATAGATTCTGCAGAGATATAGGATTGACAACTTTTGGGTTTATTACTGAAGAGGTAAGAGAAGGAAAGAATAGAATTGGATTTGATTTTATTAATCTTAAAACCAATGAAAGATATAATTTCGCATCTATTTACAAAATTACGCCCTATAAATTTGGTAAGTATTATCTAAATATAGATAAATTTGAGGAAATAATTGAACAAATTTTTTATCAAGAAGGAGATATATTTATTCTTGACGAAATAGGAAGAATGGAATTTTATTCTGAGAAATTTAAGAAAAGAATATTGGAATATCTAGAAAGGGATAAAAATATTATTGCTTCTTTACATAGAGATTTCGTGAATATCTTTAAAAAATATGGAAAGATTTATCAATTGACTTATGAAAATAGAGATCTTGTTCTAAAAGAAGTTGAAAGGGAAATTTTAAAAAACTTTAATCTTGATTTCCTACTAAAATAG
- a CDS encoding DUF554 domain-containing protein yields MGTIINSIAVFIGSIIGLILKERFSESMRKLLMDALGLVCIPLGLQMTLKGEKFLHLVFSLVLGGILGELIRLDDIFKKISNKVEEKFSREKGDFAKGFLTASLLYCIGPMTIMGSIQDGLGQTPTILLTKSLLDGTASIALASALGIGVAFSSLSVLFVQGFITLLAHYISPILTNLVVQEMSAVGGILVLGIALNLLEIKNIKVANLLPSLIFIILLLKIFP; encoded by the coding sequence ATGGGAACAATAATAAATAGTATAGCAGTATTTATTGGTAGTATTATTGGTTTAATATTAAAAGAACGTTTCTCAGAAAGTATGAGAAAACTACTCATGGATGCCCTCGGATTAGTCTGTATTCCTCTAGGACTGCAGATGACCTTAAAGGGAGAAAAGTTCTTACATCTTGTATTTAGCCTTGTTCTTGGTGGAATATTGGGAGAATTAATTAGGCTGGATGATATTTTTAAAAAAATATCAAATAAAGTAGAAGAAAAATTCAGCAGAGAAAAGGGAGACTTTGCAAAAGGATTTTTAACAGCAAGCCTTCTTTATTGTATTGGTCCCATGACAATTATGGGATCTATTCAGGATGGACTAGGACAAACTCCTACAATTTTGCTAACAAAATCCCTTTTGGATGGAACCGCATCCATTGCTCTCGCATCTGCTTTGGGTATCGGTGTTGCTTTTTCTTCTCTTTCTGTTCTTTTTGTACAAGGCTTTATTACTCTTTTGGCACATTATATTAGTCCAATCCTTACCAATTTAGTAGTTCAAGAAATGTCTGCTGTTGGAGGAATTTTAGTTCTCGGTATAGCTTTAAATTTATTAGAAATAAAAAATATTAAAGTTGCAAACCTTCTCCCCTCTTTAATCTTTATAATTTTACTTTTAAAAATTTTTCCTTAG
- a CDS encoding lactate utilization protein, which translates to MKELENWLEEKRLMRVEKFLKERGFNTFLVPDKDSAKNKILEIIPKEAVIGIGGSVTIRQIGIIEELEKRGYTIYHHWKEGLSLEEDLEIRKKELLSDVFLSSVNAVTLSGELVNIDGIGNRVSAQIFGPKQVIVVVGRNKVVINLETALWRIKNITAPLNAKRLNLNVPCADLGYCEEECKSPNKMCRVITILNAPPSRTPFFVILVNENLGF; encoded by the coding sequence ATGAAGGAATTAGAAAATTGGTTAGAAGAGAAAAGGTTAATGAGAGTTGAGAAGTTCTTGAAAGAAAGAGGATTTAATACTTTTTTGGTTCCTGATAAAGATTCTGCAAAAAATAAAATATTAGAAATTATTCCTAAAGAAGCAGTTATTGGTATTGGTGGAAGTGTAACCATAAGGCAAATTGGAATAATAGAAGAACTGGAAAAAAGAGGATATACTATATACCATCACTGGAAAGAGGGGTTAAGCCTTGAAGAAGATCTAGAAATAAGGAAAAAAGAATTATTGTCCGATGTATTTTTATCAAGTGTCAATGCTGTTACACTTTCCGGAGAATTAGTGAATATAGATGGTATAGGAAATAGAGTTTCTGCACAAATTTTTGGACCAAAACAGGTTATTGTTGTAGTAGGAAGAAATAAAGTTGTCATTAATTTAGAAACTGCTTTATGGCGTATAAAAAATATTACTGCTCCTTTAAATGCAAAAAGATTAAATTTAAATGTTCCCTGTGCAGATTTGGGCTATTGTGAAGAAGAATGTAAGTCACCTAATAAAATGTGTAGGGTTATTACAATTTTAAATGCTCCACCCTCAAGAACTCCTTTTTTTGTTATCTTAGTAAATGAAAATTTAGGTTTCTAA